The Puntigrus tetrazona isolate hp1 chromosome 23, ASM1883169v1, whole genome shotgun sequence genome has a segment encoding these proteins:
- the LOC122328564 gene encoding LOW QUALITY PROTEIN: syntaphilin-like (The sequence of the model RefSeq protein was modified relative to this genomic sequence to represent the inferred CDS: inserted 1 base in 1 codon), whose product MSSPNKRSGSGSRKFNLLKALQPKHRLQQMLSSPTASPVFDYCRFIELDYTPMESGIMVSMRQSRGFLTPKSPEHHCRRSPAPVSNRDPYGNASLSSSSNSGSCKGSDGSPTHRRHIKYTSCNDNHGIRPPPPEQYLTPLQQKEVCIRHLRARLKETIERLQDRDTEIDELRTQLSRMQEDWIEEECHRVEAQLALKEARREIQQLKQVVDVVRSSLGDTDTGVQKCFQDINLQNHKLESLLQSMELAQVGTPKTGETLAGGGVVGAELEVSEGLVESSEGSPARSLTRSSTYTKLSDQTGQERGSNENGCDIPCLSGEGTQDSGFVCCGESGRGASKADLLLEAAFLSQETASLLNAHSRLPHSSTYEALSISEPRVVPLRCSGIGTGTTVSVSHPCLSHHHLYLHHLREQGIQTDYDHAPASAPAHGPSTSFNSDLDTIAERTFRSQACSPTSTWMSDEGDDLESVATESAITATVATVSVVTDFSTKSAPAIAMEPWASKGPATLVLESSVKETTVSEILTVLPITTTALTTDTMGSQVQSQPVTDPLPNPGTSPCSIEPLFGIEGEPLPQTTQPLSVLTEAGVEGDHVINIGTDDEDEVDESATNTESKSSGCGLPAKNYWSRHFLVDLLAVVVPVVPTVAWLCXGPHRVGQPMYHIGSLCGLLHGGLHSLGAEEEVFALPAGGGGPGE is encoded by the exons ATGTCTTCGCCAAATAAAAGATCTGGCTCTGGATCACGCAA ATTCAACCTGCTGAAGGCCCTACAGCCTAAGCACCGCTTGCAACAAATGCTGTCGTCTCCCACTGCATCCCCTGT TTTTGACTATTGCAGGTTTATAGAGCTAGACTACACACCCATGGAGTCAGGCATTATGGTCTCTATGAGACAGAGCAGAGGATTTCTGACACCAAAGTCCCCGGAACACCACTGTCG ACGGAGTCCAGCACCTGTCAGTAACCGTGATCCCTATGGAAATGCCTCTCTCAGCAGCAGTAGCAATTCAGGGTCATGCAAGGGCAGTGATGGAAGCCCAACCCATAG GCGTCACATAAAATACACCTCCTGCAATGATAACCATGGTATCCGACCCCCTCCACCTGAGCAATACCTTACCCCGCTGCAACAGAAAGAGGTGTGTATCCGACACCTCAGAGCACGGCTCAAAGAAACCATCGAAAGACTACAGGACAG GGATACTGAGATTGATGAGTTGCGTACTCAGCTGTCTCGTATGCAAGAGGATTGGATAGAAGAGGAGTGCCACCGTGTGGAGGCCCAGTTGGCTCTGAAGGAGGCTCGCAGGGAGATCCAGCAGCTTAAGCAGGTGGTCGATGTCGTCAGATCTAGTCTGGGAGACACCGACACTGGAGTGCAAAAGTGCTTCCAAGACATAAACCTCCAGAACCACAAGCTGGAGTCTTTATTGCAAAGCATGGAGCTGGCTCAGGTCGGGACCCCCAAAACAGGCGAAACCCTGGCAGGTGGAGGGGTGGTGGGGGCAGAGCTGGAGGTCAGCGAGGGCCTGGTGGAGTCTTCTGAAGGCTCCCCAGCTCGCTCGCTTACCCGCAGCTCTACCTACACCAAGCTAAGTGACCAGACTGGCCAGGAACGTGGCAGTAATGAAAATGGGTGTGACATTCCATGTTTGTCAGGTGAGGGCACGCAGGACAGCGGGTTTGTTTGCTGTGGAGAAAGTGGAAGAGGAGCAAGCAAAGCAGACCTGCTCCTGGAGGCTGCGTTTTTGTCTCAAGAGACGGCCTCGCTGCTTAACGCGCACTCCCGCCTGCCACACTCCTCCACCTATGAAGCACTGAGCATCAGCGAGCCGAGAGTTGTGCCACTCCGCTGCAGTGGGATCGGGACAGGGACAACTGTCAGTGTAAGTCATCCATGTCTGTCGCATCATCACCTATATCTACATCACCTGCGTGAGCAAGGCATTCAAACCGACTACGACCATGCCCCTGCTTCGGCACCTGCTCATGGTCCCAGTACGTCCTTTAACTCCGATCTGGACACTATTGCTGAGCGTACCTTCCGCTCCCAGGCATGCAGTCCGACCTCTACCTGGATGTCCGATGAGGGAGATGATCTGGAGTCGGTAGCCACAGAGTCAGCCATTACGGCAACAGTTGCCACAGTTTCTGTCGTAACAGACTTTTCCACTAAGTCTGCACCAGCTATTGCAATGGAGCCTTGGGCATCAAAAGGACCTGCGACTTTAGTGTTGGAGTCTTCTGTCAAGGAGACAACTGTTTCCGAGATCCTTACAGTCTTACCAATCACCACAACAGCTTTGACCACAGACACCATGGGGTCCCAAGTACAATCTCAACCTGTGACAGACCCTTTGCCAAACCCTGGCACCTCACCTTGCTCCATAGAGCCATTGTTTGGCATTGAAGGAGAGCCCCTTCCACAGACCACTCAGCCTCTTAGTGTACTAACAGAGGCTGGGGTTGAAGGGGATCATGTCATTAATATAGGCACAGACGATGAAGATGAGGTTGATGAGAGTGCGACGAACACAGAGTCCAAGTCATCTGGCTGTGGTTTACCAGCAAAGAACTACTGGAGCCGGCACTTCCTAGTGGATTTGCTTGCGGTGGTCGTGCCAGTGGTCCCCACAGTAGCTTGGCTCT CGGGTCCACACCGTGTTGGTCAGCCAATGTACCATATTGGTTCTCTCTGCGGGTTGTTGCACGGTGGCCTCCATTCCCTGGGCGCCGAGGAGGAGGTATTCGCACTACCCGCAGGAGGAGGTGGTCCGGGGGAATGA
- the LOC122328766 gene encoding syntenin-1-like — MSLYPSLEDLKVDKVIRAQSQFANATSSTPAITQGVYQPQPATQGMPSSALYPNLEELGDYMGLSLNSDEVQRNLALVPVADNQVAVPSSVGGMVRPVTGADVGIRRAEIRPGLREVIICKDQEGKVGLRLRDIDNGVFVQLVQANSPAALGGLRFGDQVLQINGQNVAGWSSDKAHKALKAAAEQRIELIVRDRPFQRTVTMHKDSSGHVGFIFKSGRITSLVKDGSAARNGLLTEHYICEINGQNVIGLKDTQIKDILTTSPTAMTITIMPKFIYEHMIKKMSSGLLKSSMDHSVPEV; from the exons ATGTCATTGTATCCATCCCTAGAGGACCTTAAAGTGGACAAGGTCATTAGG GCACAGTCCCAGTTTGCCAATGCCACCTCCAGCACCCCAGCCATCACTCAGGGTGTTTACCAGCCACAGCCTGCCACACAGGGGATGCCAAGCTCAG CTCTGTATCCCAATCTGGAGGAGCTGGGAGACTATATGGGCCTGAGTCTGAACAGCGATGAGGTCCAGAGAAACCTGGCGCTGGTCCCGGTGGCTGACAAT CAAGTGGCAGTGCCAAGTTCTGTGGGTGGCATGGTGCGGCCCGTGACCGGTGCAGACGTGGGCATCAGGAGGGCAGAGATTCGTCCAGGTCTTCGGGAGGTCATCATCTGCAAAGACCAGGAAGGAAAGGTCGGGCTTCGACTCCGAGATATTGATAAT GGAGTGTTTGTCCAGCTGGTGCAGGCGAACTCTCCTGCGGCGTTGGGTGGCCTGCGTTTTGGAGATCAGGTTCTGCAGATCAATGGGCAGAACGTTGCTGGCTGGAGCTCAGATAAGGCCCACAAAGCTCTGAAGGCAGCAGCTGAACAGCGCATCGAGCTCATTGTCCGTGACAG ACCATTCCAGCGTACAGTCACAATGCATAAGGACAGCTCTGGCCATGTGGGCTTCATCTTCAAATCTGGACGAATCACATCTCTAGTGAAGGATGGTTCTGCTGCCCGCAATGGTTTGCTCACCGAGCACTACATCTGTGAGATCAACGGCCAGAACGTCATCGGACTCAAG GACACTCAGATTAAAGACATCCTCACCACATCTCCCACTGCCATGACCATCACCATCATGCCTAAATTTATCTACGAACACATGATTAAgaa GATGTCAAGCGGCCTGTTGAAGTCCTCCATGGATCACTCTGTGCCTGAGGTCTGA
- the LOC122328798 gene encoding peptidyl-prolyl cis-trans isomerase FKBP1A-like produces the protein MGVELETITPGDGRTFPKKGQTCVVHYVGSLTDGRKFDSSRDRDKPFKFKIGKQEVIRGWEEGIAQMSVGQRAKLTCSPDFAYGNKGHPGIIPPNATLIFDVELLSLE, from the exons ATGGGAGTGGAGCTCGAGACCATAACCCCCGGAGACG GGAGGACTTTCCCCAAAAAAGGACAGACCTGTGTGGTGCATTATGTCG GCTCTCTGACAGATGGACGGAAGTTCGACTCTTCCCGTGACCGTGACAAGCCATTTAAGTTCAAGATTGGTAAACAGGAAGTTATCCGTGGCTGGGAGGAAGGAATTGCACAG ATGAGTGTGGGCCAGCGTGCAAAGCTGACCTGTTCACCTGATTTTGCCTACGGTAATAAAGGCCATCCCGGGATTATTCCCCCAAATGCGACCCTCATCTTCGACGTGGAGCTTCTCAGTTTGGAgtga